From the genome of Spirosomataceae bacterium TFI 002, one region includes:
- a CDS encoding Dolichyl-phosphate-mannose-protein mannosyltransferase, with protein MNRQSQLLVVFFCIVKLTLHLIADSNSGFQGDELLHIEAGNHLAIAYMEFPAIVGFLAFIQNLFNSTSVFIHHIFPHLASLLIVFFVAKTTAELGGKTQAIFLVLLAIIIAPSFGRSQQLLQPVVFSQLFWVLGFYQLVRFVKYLDKKSLWYLTLFSILGFFSKYDSIFFLFGLSSLLLFESTRSALLKHKFWWNIIVFLLSITPIIIWQYLNNFPVLQMTSRLYEAHLNKITRLENLQNLLIGVNPINTLLLVIPAIIFLIRSKNSVIVRTLSIAIALSYLLLFYKNGKAYYFYPIILTVLPFGAVFWEQFVLVKKKWLIYPLSVLMLLGVVLIPFGMPVYSLDVYLKDIYPYEKNEVEGGKFGVKYDEYYTKEKWPTTMNELKAVYDNLPSNEKKDCLIWGKHYGQAGAVNILGRAHDLPRAFSYHGSFYNWTPTGEMPHTIIALSYQVGDFFDPYFENVTLVKSIYNPYSENEEELYQRIYICTNPKQDFEQMKVLFEKRIYE; from the coding sequence ATGAATAGACAATCGCAGTTGTTAGTAGTATTTTTTTGCATTGTAAAATTAACATTACACTTAATTGCCGATAGTAATTCTGGTTTTCAAGGGGATGAGTTATTGCATATTGAAGCTGGCAATCACCTTGCAATTGCCTATATGGAATTTCCTGCCATTGTTGGTTTTCTTGCTTTCATCCAAAACTTATTCAACTCTACCTCGGTATTTATTCATCATATTTTCCCACATCTTGCTTCCCTATTGATCGTCTTTTTTGTAGCAAAAACAACTGCAGAACTTGGCGGAAAAACCCAAGCAATATTTTTGGTGCTTTTGGCAATTATAATTGCACCTAGTTTTGGGCGGTCTCAGCAACTTTTACAACCTGTTGTATTCAGTCAGCTATTTTGGGTATTAGGGTTTTATCAACTCGTCCGTTTCGTGAAATACCTTGACAAGAAATCTCTTTGGTACCTTACGCTATTTAGCATTCTTGGTTTTTTCTCCAAATACGACAGCATCTTTTTCCTTTTTGGACTGAGTTCTTTGCTCCTTTTCGAAAGTACTAGATCTGCACTTTTAAAACACAAGTTTTGGTGGAATATAATCGTGTTTCTGCTTTCTATTACTCCAATAATTATTTGGCAGTATTTGAATAATTTTCCTGTCCTACAAATGACAAGCAGGCTTTATGAAGCACATTTAAATAAAATAACAAGACTTGAGAACTTACAAAACTTACTAATTGGAGTAAATCCAATTAATACCCTGTTACTGGTAATTCCTGCAATTATCTTTCTTATCAGGTCAAAAAACTCTGTGATAGTACGAACACTTTCAATAGCCATCGCACTGTCTTACCTCCTACTATTTTACAAAAATGGCAAAGCTTATTATTTCTATCCTATCATCTTAACCGTGCTTCCATTTGGAGCCGTTTTTTGGGAACAGTTCGTTTTGGTTAAAAAGAAATGGTTAATCTATCCTCTTTCTGTGCTTATGTTATTGGGCGTAGTTCTAATTCCCTTCGGAATGCCTGTTTATAGCCTTGACGTATATCTTAAGGACATCTACCCTTACGAGAAAAATGAAGTGGAAGGCGGTAAGTTTGGCGTTAAATACGATGAATATTACACCAAGGAGAAATGGCCAACGACCATGAACGAACTGAAAGCTGTTTATGACAACTTGCCTTCAAACGAGAAGAAAGATTGCCTCATTTGGGGCAAACATTACGGACAGGCCGGTGCTGTAAATATACTGGGGAGAGCACACGACCTTCCAAGGGCGTTCTCTTACCACGGAAGCTTTTATAATTGGACTCCCACTGGAGAAATGCCGCATACCATTATTGCACTTAGTTATCAAGTTGGGGACTTTTTCGATCCATATTTTGAAAATGTAACTTTGGTAAAATCAATCTATAATCCCTACTCAGAAAACGAAGAAGAACTATACCAACGGATTTATATTTGTACAAATCCAAAGCAAGATTTCGAACAAATGAAAGTGCTTTTTGAGAAGAGGATTTATGAATAA
- a CDS encoding AraC-type DNA-binding protein: MYLSDIEIVKEINDLLVQNLQNESFGLKAICQELGLSRTNLHRILKRNTHYSTSLYIRHIRIEQAKTFLINSDRRISEIAYLVGFSSHQNFSKYFTAASGHSPSEFRKRMCLSV; this comes from the coding sequence ATGTACCTCTCAGATATAGAAATAGTAAAAGAGATTAACGACTTGTTGGTCCAAAACCTCCAAAATGAAAGTTTTGGCTTGAAAGCTATTTGTCAAGAACTTGGCCTGAGTAGAACTAACCTTCATCGAATATTAAAAAGAAACACACACTACTCTACTTCCCTTTACATACGTCACATACGCATAGAGCAGGCTAAAACTTTTTTGATAAATTCCGATAGGAGGATTTCAGAAATAGCCTATTTAGTTGGATTCTCGAGTCATCAAAATTTCAGTAAATACTTCACAGCAGCTTCGGGTCATAGCCCTAGCGAATTTAGAAAAAGAATGTGCCTCTCAGTATAA